One genomic segment of Prochlorococcus marinus str. MIT 0919 includes these proteins:
- a CDS encoding outer membrane beta-barrel protein translates to MSLKRSFIASALALGSLSIPVSADTYTGDLSEDLGGSVSTDTSGLYISVGAGASSTQDINHSNLDHSTDGNWAGEAALGYRFNKNFRLEGSYAFSAFEVDGSSVIEDVSVHSYFINAYYDMANDSSWTPYLGFGFGESLVDTDASFDGDETAGTRQLKLGVSYDTASNADFFGEIVWQGIDEIDVNEGTNIDNFDIWKGQVGIRFSF, encoded by the coding sequence GTGTCTCTTAAAAGATCATTCATTGCATCCGCTCTTGCTTTAGGATCTCTTTCAATCCCTGTAAGTGCTGACACTTACACTGGAGACCTTTCAGAAGATCTTGGTGGGAGTGTTTCTACTGACACAAGCGGCCTATATATATCCGTAGGAGCAGGTGCTTCAAGTACTCAAGATATTAACCATTCTAATCTTGACCATTCTACTGATGGAAATTGGGCTGGAGAAGCAGCTCTTGGCTACAGGTTTAATAAAAACTTTAGGCTGGAAGGCTCTTATGCATTTAGCGCTTTTGAAGTTGATGGTTCTAGTGTGATAGAGGATGTTTCAGTGCATTCATATTTTATAAATGCTTACTATGACATGGCGAACGACAGCAGCTGGACTCCTTACTTAGGTTTTGGTTTTGGCGAAAGTCTTGTTGATACTGATGCAAGTTTTGATGGAGATGAAACAGCAGGTACTAGACAACTTAAATTAGGTGTTTCTTATGACACTGCTTCCAATGCTGACTTCTTTGGTGAAATTGTATGGCAAGGAATAGATGAGATTGATGTTAATGAAGGAACAAATATTGACAATTTCGATATTTGGAAAGGTCAAGTTGGTATTAGATTTAGTTTCTAG
- a CDS encoding DUF2834 domain-containing protein — MLFKRYFLCSIYLLLAVLGAILTMQANIDYINTYGPGFDVLHFIRLANINPAASSLSRDLLIGSSAIVVWMFSESKRLEIKYFWVVIISTFLIAFAFSAPLFLFLRELRLIEDQKYN, encoded by the coding sequence ATGCTTTTTAAGCGCTATTTTTTATGTTCGATTTATTTGTTACTCGCGGTTTTGGGTGCAATCTTAACTATGCAAGCTAATATCGATTACATCAATACTTACGGACCTGGCTTTGATGTACTACATTTTATCCGGCTAGCTAATATAAACCCTGCAGCAAGTTCTTTGTCTAGAGATTTACTAATAGGATCGAGTGCGATTGTTGTATGGATGTTTTCTGAGTCAAAAAGGTTGGAGATAAAATATTTTTGGGTTGTTATTATTTCAACTTTTCTTATTGCATTTGCATTTTCTGCACCACTATTTCTTTTTTTAAGAGAACTTCGCTTAATCGAAGATCAAAAATATAATTAA
- a CDS encoding phenylpyruvate tautomerase MIF-related protein, protein MPLINLKTSITDIKGEKEVLKALSSCLTSLTGKPEKYVMVTIQTGVKILFGGNDHASCHIEVRSIGSLNPSLMSQELCELIHDILGIEKDRIYINFEDVPAKNWGYNGSTFG, encoded by the coding sequence ATGCCTCTAATAAATTTAAAAACATCTATTACAGATATAAAAGGCGAGAAAGAGGTATTAAAAGCATTGTCTTCTTGTCTAACAAGCCTTACAGGAAAACCAGAGAAATATGTAATGGTGACAATACAAACAGGAGTAAAAATCTTGTTTGGAGGAAACGATCATGCCAGTTGCCATATAGAGGTTAGGTCCATAGGTTCTCTGAATCCTTCATTAATGTCTCAGGAATTATGTGAACTTATACACGATATTTTAGGAATAGAAAAAGATCGAATTTACATAAACTTTGAAGATGTTCCTGCAAAAAACTGGGGGTACAACGGTTCCACTTTTGGATAG
- a CDS encoding PfkB family carbohydrate kinase, whose amino-acid sequence MDIDLIKEIHNVPKLNLAVIGHIELVTFVGVKALAKPGEINHANKFTVLPAGGGGVAAVQMSKLTTNKVHFFTALGRDEEGLKSAKILEKFGLSLHIAWRDKPTRKGISFIDDDGERTITVIGERLQPNSEDDLEWSMLKDFDGIFITATDSITIKHCRKAKVITATPRVGLQALKKANVQLDSLLGSKLDKDEQIPLDEINPRPKTIIRTEGIKGGEVIPGGKYKAFNSRKPTIDSYGCGDCFAAGVTAGLAAGWEANKAVNLGARLGAMCAENFGPYI is encoded by the coding sequence ATGGATATTGATCTAATAAAAGAAATTCATAACGTACCAAAGCTAAATCTTGCTGTTATAGGCCATATAGAATTAGTTACATTTGTTGGCGTAAAAGCATTAGCGAAACCAGGCGAAATAAATCATGCAAATAAATTTACAGTCCTACCCGCTGGAGGAGGAGGTGTTGCTGCAGTTCAAATGTCAAAACTGACAACTAATAAAGTTCACTTTTTTACGGCTCTAGGACGCGATGAGGAAGGTCTTAAGAGTGCAAAGATTTTAGAAAAATTTGGTCTTAGTCTACATATCGCTTGGAGAGATAAGCCTACAAGGAAAGGCATTAGCTTTATCGATGATGATGGCGAAAGGACAATTACAGTAATTGGAGAAAGGCTTCAGCCAAACTCGGAAGACGATCTTGAATGGTCTATGTTGAAAGATTTTGACGGTATTTTTATTACAGCTACAGATTCAATAACAATTAAACATTGCCGAAAAGCAAAGGTAATTACAGCAACCCCACGAGTTGGCCTTCAAGCATTAAAAAAGGCAAATGTACAGCTTGATAGCCTATTAGGAAGCAAGCTTGACAAAGATGAGCAGATTCCATTAGATGAAATAAATCCTAGGCCAAAAACAATTATAAGAACAGAAGGAATTAAAGGTGGAGAAGTCATACCTGGAGGAAAATACAAAGCATTTAATTCAAGAAAGCCAACGATTGATTCTTATGGATGTGGAGATTGCTTTGCTGCAGGAGTTACAGCAGGCCTAGCCGCAGGCTGGGAAGCAAATAAAGCAGTAAACCTTGGTGCGAGATTAGGAGCAATGTGCGCCGAAAACTTTGGCCCTTATATATAA
- the rpsU gene encoding 30S ribosomal protein S21, producing MTQVTVGENEGIESALRRFKRQVSKAGIFGELKRLRHHETPVEKYKRKLQQRRRSRRH from the coding sequence TTGACTCAAGTAACTGTTGGAGAGAACGAAGGCATTGAATCAGCGCTTCGTAGATTTAAGCGTCAAGTTTCAAAAGCCGGAATTTTTGGCGAGTTAAAACGTTTGCGTCACCACGAAACACCTGTTGAGAAATACAAAAGAAAACTTCAGCAAAGAAGGAGAAGTAGAAGACACTAA
- a CDS encoding Nif11-like leader peptide family natural product precursor, with amino-acid sequence MALDDLKAFLQTMQSDLNLKEKVLASSTADDVAQIALKLGYEFSGDELLRFSGKKVGKVTVRKNDVPGEYN; translated from the coding sequence ATGGCTTTGGATGATCTCAAGGCGTTTCTGCAAACTATGCAAAGTGACTTGAACCTTAAAGAGAAAGTTCTAGCTTCTTCAACTGCTGATGACGTAGCTCAAATTGCGTTGAAACTTGGATATGAATTTTCAGGCGATGAATTATTGAGATTTTCAGGTAAAAAAGTTGGGAAAGTGACTGTGCGAAAAAATGATGTTCCAGGGGAATACAATTAA
- a CDS encoding pentapeptide repeat-containing protein, translated as MISYRFFLGVLAFFIGAVFFIIPLEPVEAVLQEGDEVPNYVRSQITGIDLHGQDLSKSSIAGATARDSNLSNVDLHGTVVTLADLKGSNLNGINLTDTLSDRVNFQKTDLRNSILVNMIASGSSFAGALIEGADFSYAVLDRDDQRNLCEIAEGVNPITGIATRDSLECSDNLGGYKPAMPGQ; from the coding sequence ATGATTTCTTATCGATTCTTCCTTGGAGTACTTGCTTTCTTTATAGGAGCTGTATTTTTTATTATTCCCTTGGAACCAGTTGAAGCAGTGCTCCAAGAAGGTGACGAAGTTCCAAACTATGTGCGATCTCAAATTACTGGTATAGATCTTCATGGCCAAGACTTGTCAAAATCTTCTATTGCTGGAGCCACAGCAAGAGATTCAAACTTGAGTAACGTAGATCTTCACGGAACTGTGGTTACTTTGGCTGATCTTAAAGGCTCCAATCTTAATGGAATAAATTTGACAGATACTCTCTCTGATCGAGTTAATTTTCAAAAAACAGATTTAAGAAATTCAATTCTTGTAAATATGATTGCTTCTGGAAGTAGTTTTGCTGGTGCCCTTATTGAAGGAGCAGACTTCTCTTATGCAGTTTTAGACAGAGATGATCAAAGGAATCTTTGCGAAATAGCAGAAGGAGTTAACCCCATAACGGGAATAGCTACTAGAGATAGCTTGGAATGCTCAGATAATTTAGGTGGCTATAAGCCTGCCATGCCAGGACAATAG
- a CDS encoding DUF3386 domain-containing protein codes for MSSEELLNNIDKDNDCTKQFRKAYENRYTWEPGFSGYKGICEVDNEYGKYAGSFVLPKDCKPIIKGLSNKEAEKDIYSQLWEVSIHRIRRPFEKTHGQNTFKSGEINSTGLEILVDGKNKGDKYRIKDNTVTMVYRHIHGSLINIFTEKVFYTPKGYLSQVYTSQNLDPITKKPSSAKRTFIDEFTPLRECSTFVLSSRTIEAQSFLNQKALKTCYKFNNLEKL; via the coding sequence ATGTCTTCAGAAGAATTATTGAATAACATCGATAAAGATAATGATTGCACGAAACAATTTAGGAAAGCCTATGAGAATCGATATACATGGGAACCTGGTTTCTCTGGTTATAAAGGTATTTGTGAAGTTGATAATGAGTATGGTAAATATGCAGGCTCATTTGTATTGCCTAAAGATTGTAAACCTATAATTAAAGGTCTTTCTAATAAGGAAGCAGAAAAGGACATATATTCTCAATTATGGGAAGTGTCTATTCATCGTATTAGAAGGCCTTTTGAAAAAACACATGGTCAAAATACTTTTAAATCAGGTGAGATTAACTCCACAGGCCTAGAAATTTTGGTTGATGGTAAGAATAAAGGAGATAAGTATAGGATTAAAGACAATACGGTAACTATGGTTTACCGACACATACATGGAAGTTTAATCAATATTTTTACCGAAAAAGTTTTCTATACCCCTAAAGGTTATTTAAGCCAGGTATATACAAGTCAAAACTTAGATCCAATTACAAAGAAACCTTCAAGTGCAAAAAGGACTTTTATAGATGAATTTACACCCCTCAGAGAATGTAGCACCTTCGTACTTTCTTCAAGAACTATAGAAGCTCAAAGTTTTTTGAACCAAAAAGCATTAAAAACATGTTATAAATTTAATAATTTAGAGAAACTTTAG
- a CDS encoding high light inducible protein: protein MTPEAEKFNGWAAMLGFVAAFGAYATTGQIIPGIF from the coding sequence ATGACTCCTGAAGCTGAAAAGTTCAATGGCTGGGCAGCAATGCTCGGTTTTGTGGCAGCATTTGGCGCTTACGCAACTACTGGGCAAATCATTCCAGGCATTTTCTAA
- a CDS encoding DUF2470 domain-containing protein, producing MENNILDKQVIERICLHMNNDHKDTLKSFASFYGDLSNPINVKMISITPKLMKLEVDGENLDIYFDHTLIDSKDAHKTLVDMANSLSSSN from the coding sequence ATGGAAAATAATATACTGGATAAGCAAGTAATAGAAAGAATCTGTTTGCATATGAATAACGATCATAAAGATACATTAAAATCATTCGCTAGTTTTTATGGTGATCTTTCTAATCCAATTAATGTAAAAATGATATCCATAACACCAAAACTAATGAAATTAGAAGTGGATGGTGAGAACCTTGACATTTACTTTGATCATACCCTTATAGATAGTAAAGATGCCCATAAGACATTAGTTGATATGGCAAATTCTTTATCTAGCTCAAACTAA
- the fldA gene encoding flavodoxin FldA yields MTVGIYFATTTGKTEDIAERLHGLLNGAEAPKDMSDVDDLSEFANHDAIICGIPTWNTGADSERSGTAWDAILEDIAELDLSGKQVAIFGLGDSSTYTENYCDAMEELHRYFKQAGASMVGYVSSKEYTFDESKSVLGDSFCGLPLDEDSESDMTDTRISQWANQLKGEIAGIS; encoded by the coding sequence ATGACGGTAGGTATTTACTTCGCGACAACCACAGGGAAAACAGAGGATATAGCTGAAAGGCTACATGGCTTATTAAATGGAGCGGAGGCTCCAAAAGATATGTCTGATGTCGATGATCTCAGTGAATTTGCTAATCATGATGCAATTATCTGCGGTATTCCTACTTGGAATACTGGTGCGGATTCAGAAAGATCTGGAACTGCATGGGACGCTATTCTTGAAGACATTGCTGAACTAGACCTTTCAGGAAAGCAAGTAGCAATATTTGGCTTGGGAGATTCATCTACTTACACTGAAAACTACTGCGATGCTATGGAGGAACTTCATAGATATTTCAAGCAAGCAGGGGCCAGCATGGTTGGCTATGTAAGCTCTAAGGAATATACCTTTGACGAATCCAAGAGTGTTTTAGGTGATTCGTTTTGTGGATTACCTTTGGATGAGGATAGTGAGTCAGATATGACCGATACAAGAATTTCTCAGTGGGCTAATCAGTTAAAAGGAGAGATTGCTGGAATTAGTTAA
- a CDS encoding chlorophyll a/b binding light-harvesting protein, with the protein MQTYGNPDVTYGWWAGNSVVTNRSGRFIASHVGHTGLICFAAGGSTLWELARYNPEIPMGHQSSLFLAHLASVGIGFDEAGAWTGAGVATIAIFHLIFSMVYGGGGLLHAVLFEENVEDSEVLQAKKFKLEWNNPDNQTFILGHHLIFFGVACIWFVEWARIHGIYDPALGAVRQVNYNLDLSMIWQRQFDFLSIDSLEDVMGGHAFLAFAEITGGAFHIVAGSTPWQEKRLGEWSKFKGAELLSAEAVLSWSLAGIGWMAIVAAFWCASNTTVYPEAWYGEPLQFKFSVSPYWIDTGDLSDATAFWGHSTRAALSNVHYYLGFFFLQGHFWHALRALGFDFKSVTSAIGNEKTATFTIKS; encoded by the coding sequence ATGCAGACCTATGGAAATCCAGACGTTACCTATGGATGGTGGGCTGGGAATTCTGTGGTTACTAACCGCTCTGGCCGATTCATTGCCTCTCATGTAGGACATACAGGCTTGATATGCTTTGCGGCTGGTGGTAGCACTCTTTGGGAGTTGGCTAGGTACAACCCAGAAATACCTATGGGGCATCAAAGCTCTTTGTTCTTGGCTCATCTTGCTTCTGTTGGCATTGGCTTTGATGAAGCTGGAGCTTGGACAGGGGCTGGCGTTGCAACTATTGCAATTTTTCACCTTATTTTCTCTATGGTTTATGGAGGAGGAGGCCTTCTTCATGCTGTTCTTTTTGAAGAGAATGTAGAAGATAGTGAGGTTTTGCAAGCTAAGAAATTTAAGCTTGAGTGGAATAACCCTGATAACCAAACCTTTATTCTTGGTCACCATTTAATTTTCTTTGGTGTCGCTTGTATTTGGTTCGTCGAATGGGCAAGGATTCATGGTATTTACGACCCCGCTTTAGGAGCAGTTCGTCAGGTTAATTACAACCTTGACCTATCCATGATTTGGCAAAGGCAATTTGACTTCCTTTCTATAGACAGTCTTGAGGATGTCATGGGGGGACATGCATTTTTAGCTTTTGCTGAAATTACTGGTGGTGCTTTCCATATCGTTGCAGGATCTACTCCATGGCAGGAGAAGCGTCTTGGTGAATGGAGCAAATTTAAAGGTGCTGAATTGCTTTCTGCTGAAGCAGTCCTTTCTTGGTCATTAGCAGGTATTGGCTGGATGGCAATTGTTGCAGCATTTTGGTGTGCTTCTAATACCACTGTTTATCCAGAAGCTTGGTACGGAGAGCCGCTTCAGTTTAAGTTTTCAGTTTCTCCTTATTGGATAGATACTGGTGATCTTTCTGATGCCACAGCTTTTTGGGGACATTCAACTAGAGCTGCATTATCTAATGTTCATTACTATCTTGGTTTCTTTTTCTTGCAGGGTCATTTTTGGCATGCACTTAGAGCCTTGGGATTTGATTTCAAGAGTGTAACTAGTGCCATAGGTAATGAAAAAACAGCAACCTTTACTATCAAATCCTGA
- a CDS encoding chlorophyll a/b binding light-harvesting protein: protein MQTYGNPDVTYGWWAGNAGVTNRSGKFIAAHAAHTGLITFACGGSTLWELSRFDPSLPMGHQSSLFLAHLASIGIGFDDAGVWTGAGVATIAILHLILSMVYGGGGLLHSVYFTGDMQDSEVPQARKFKLEWDNPDNQTFILGHHLLFFGVANIWFVEWARIHGIYDPAIDAIRQVNYNLDLTQIWNHQFDFLAIDSLEDVMGGHAFLAFFQLGGGAFHIATKQIGTYTKFKGKGLLSAEAILSWSLAGIGWMACVAAFWAATNTTVYPEAWYGEVLQFKFGIAPYWIDTVPGGTSFAGHTTRAALVNVHYYLGFFFIQGHLWHALRAMGFDFKRLLDRTGPFGIPRTL, encoded by the coding sequence ATGCAGACCTACGGAAACCCAGATGTCACCTATGGGTGGTGGGCTGGAAATGCTGGGGTTACTAACCGTTCAGGCAAGTTCATAGCAGCTCATGCTGCTCATACAGGCCTTATAACATTTGCTTGTGGTGGTAGCACCCTTTGGGAATTATCACGCTTTGATCCTTCATTACCTATGGGGCATCAAAGTTCACTGTTTCTGGCTCATTTAGCTTCTATCGGCATTGGTTTTGATGATGCTGGAGTGTGGACTGGAGCAGGAGTTGCAACAATTGCAATTCTCCATTTGATCCTATCCATGGTTTATGGAGGTGGCGGCCTTTTGCATTCTGTTTATTTCACTGGTGATATGCAGGACTCAGAAGTCCCTCAGGCTAGAAAATTCAAATTAGAGTGGGATAACCCTGACAATCAAACCTTTATTCTTGGACACCATTTGCTTTTCTTTGGTGTAGCCAATATTTGGTTCGTCGAATGGGCAAGGATTCACGGTATCTACGATCCTGCTATTGATGCAATACGCCAAGTCAATTACAACCTTGATCTTACTCAGATCTGGAATCATCAATTTGATTTTCTAGCTATTGATAGTCTCGAGGATGTCATGGGTGGCCATGCATTTTTAGCTTTCTTCCAACTTGGTGGGGGAGCTTTCCATATTGCAACTAAGCAAATTGGTACATACACAAAGTTCAAAGGCAAGGGATTGCTTTCTGCTGAAGCAATTCTTTCCTGGTCATTAGCAGGTATTGGTTGGATGGCATGTGTAGCCGCTTTCTGGGCTGCAACAAATACAACTGTTTATCCAGAGGCCTGGTATGGAGAAGTCCTTCAATTTAAGTTTGGGATTGCTCCTTATTGGATAGATACTGTCCCTGGCGGTACTTCTTTTGCGGGGCACACAACTAGGGCTGCCTTAGTTAACGTTCACTACTATCTTGGATTCTTCTTTATTCAAGGTCATCTTTGGCACGCATTGCGGGCTATGGGCTTTGACTTCAAGAGATTGCTTGATAGAACTGGTCCTTTCGGTATCCCAAGAACTCTTTGA
- a CDS encoding chlorophyll a/b binding light-harvesting protein, with translation MQTYGNPDVTYGWWVGNSVVTNRAGRFIGSHVGHTGIICFATGASCLWELARFDASIPMGHQSSIYLSHLASLGIGFDEAGVWTGAGVATIAIFHLIFSAVYGTAGLAHSLFFDPDLKEGPIGRVDKFKLDWDSPDNLTFILGHHLIFLGVANIWFVEWARVHGIYDPAIGAVRTIFPGYGDFGMVWGHQFDFIKIDSLEDVMSGHAFLAFLQISGGAWHIATRQIGEYTKFKGNGLLSAEAVLSWSLAGLFLMGVVAAFWAANNTTVYPTEWYGEPLELKFGISPYWADTGDTSDCKYFLGHTTRAALVNVQYYFAFFCLQGHLWHALRALGFDFRRIAKAIGGLTESTAS, from the coding sequence ATGCAGACTTACGGAAACCCAGATGTCACCTATGGGTGGTGGGTTGGTAATTCTGTTGTGACCAACCGTGCTGGCCGATTTATTGGCTCTCATGTTGGACATACCGGAATTATTTGCTTCGCAACAGGTGCAAGTTGTTTATGGGAGCTTGCACGTTTTGATGCTTCCATCCCAATGGGGCATCAAAGCTCTATCTACCTATCTCATTTGGCATCTCTTGGAATAGGTTTTGATGAGGCTGGTGTATGGACAGGAGCAGGTGTAGCAACAATTGCAATTTTCCACCTGATTTTTTCAGCTGTCTATGGAACTGCTGGACTCGCACACTCTCTATTTTTTGACCCTGATCTCAAAGAAGGTCCAATAGGCAGAGTAGATAAGTTCAAATTGGACTGGGATAGCCCTGACAATTTGACCTTTATACTCGGTCATCATTTGATCTTTTTAGGAGTCGCCAATATTTGGTTCGTTGAATGGGCAAGAGTTCATGGAATCTACGATCCAGCTATTGGAGCTGTTAGAACTATTTTCCCTGGTTATGGGGATTTCGGAATGGTTTGGGGACATCAATTTGATTTCATCAAAATAGATAGTCTTGAAGATGTAATGAGTGGCCATGCATTCCTTGCTTTCTTACAGATAAGTGGTGGGGCCTGGCACATTGCTACCAGACAAATTGGTGAATACACCAAGTTCAAAGGGAATGGCCTTCTTTCTGCAGAAGCTGTTTTGTCTTGGTCTTTGGCAGGTTTATTTCTAATGGGAGTTGTTGCAGCATTTTGGGCAGCTAACAACACAACTGTTTACCCAACAGAGTGGTATGGAGAACCTTTAGAGCTCAAGTTTGGTATTTCACCTTACTGGGCAGATACTGGTGATACGTCAGATTGCAAATACTTTCTTGGACATACTACGCGTGCTGCTTTAGTTAATGTTCAATATTATTTTGCTTTCTTCTGCCTCCAAGGGCATTTATGGCATGCTTTGAGAGCTCTTGGCTTTGATTTTAGACGAATTGCTAAAGCCATAGGAGGCCTGACTGAATCAACGGCTTCATAA
- a CDS encoding chlorophyll a/b-binding protein has protein sequence MTSSTQITTESGNRQNVFPVEAKPELIESYTNYAEEAEKANGRWAMIGFLALLGAYITTGQIIPGIF, from the coding sequence ATGACATCCTCCACCCAAATAACAACCGAGTCAGGCAATCGTCAAAACGTTTTTCCTGTAGAAGCTAAGCCCGAACTTATTGAAAGCTATACAAATTATGCCGAAGAAGCGGAAAAGGCTAATGGAAGATGGGCAATGATTGGCTTCCTGGCTCTTTTGGGTGCATACATTACTACAGGACAAATTATCCCTGGCATATTCTGA
- a CDS encoding MBL fold metallo-hydrolase, with protein MTFNVTYYGSSGWLLEIANFRILVDPWLVGTLSFPPGKWLFEGNLNTQLPIPDNVNLILLTQGLADHAHLPTLALFDRSIEVVASPSGSEVVTKIGFQKVNILKPTQYIKYNALTIEATQGASVPKIENGYLLTHPDGSLYIEPHGFLDKNIGYRKLDAVITPVLDLKLPLAGNFINGKTILPRLIEKFEPKTILSSTTGGDSTFKGFINKLITIDGSLEEASKSIPQQITFINPTPGKKYVLNGF; from the coding sequence ATGACTTTTAATGTAACTTATTATGGATCTAGTGGATGGCTTCTCGAAATTGCTAATTTTCGAATTTTGGTCGACCCATGGTTAGTAGGCACCCTTTCTTTCCCTCCTGGCAAATGGCTTTTTGAAGGTAATTTAAATACTCAATTGCCAATCCCAGATAATGTAAATCTGATCCTTCTTACACAAGGTCTAGCTGATCATGCTCACCTGCCAACTTTGGCACTTTTTGATAGATCCATAGAAGTTGTTGCATCCCCCTCTGGCTCTGAAGTAGTTACTAAAATAGGCTTTCAAAAAGTTAATATACTTAAACCAACTCAATATATAAAATATAATGCTTTAACTATTGAAGCTACTCAAGGTGCTTCAGTCCCAAAGATTGAGAATGGATATTTATTAACGCATCCTGATGGCTCATTATATATTGAACCCCATGGGTTTTTGGATAAAAATATAGGATATAGAAAGCTAGATGCAGTAATTACCCCTGTTTTAGATTTGAAATTACCTTTAGCAGGAAACTTTATTAATGGTAAGACTATACTTCCAAGACTAATTGAAAAGTTTGAGCCTAAAACTATATTATCAAGTACTACAGGTGGTGATTCTACTTTTAAGGGTTTTATTAATAAGTTAATTACTATTGATGGCAGTTTAGAGGAAGCATCGAAGTCTATTCCACAACAAATAACATTTATAAACCCTACTCCAGGTAAGAAATATGTACTGAATGGTTTTTAG
- a CDS encoding aldo/keto reductase: MSSIGFGTWAWGNKFLWGYSPEKQDLILEETFKEAIKSGLNFIDTADSYGTGKLAGRSELLLGKFIKELPKAKMQNLIIATKLAPYPWRIGRNGFLKALNDSSNRLQGKIDRVQLHWSTYNYAPWQELQLIDGLGDLVKNGVIPELGVSNMGAKRLRTIHNRLKNRDVTLKSLQIQFSLLSPESNSFYEIKNVCEELNIEIISYSPLALGVLTIPPGTIKKANTFIRQQIYLRLLDSSEELRQGLQKIAAYRNVSQAQVALNWCRAHGTKPIVGIRTPKQAKEAAAATKWNLNKKEVQELTSLKNECNRRMPKNPFQSI, from the coding sequence TTGTCTTCTATTGGATTTGGGACTTGGGCTTGGGGGAATAAATTTCTTTGGGGATATTCACCAGAAAAACAAGACCTTATTTTAGAAGAAACCTTTAAAGAAGCCATTAAAAGCGGCCTTAATTTTATTGATACTGCTGATTCATATGGAACTGGAAAACTTGCTGGAAGAAGTGAGCTCCTTCTAGGGAAATTTATAAAAGAACTTCCCAAGGCTAAGATGCAAAATCTTATAATTGCAACCAAATTAGCTCCGTATCCATGGAGAATTGGAAGGAATGGTTTTCTTAAGGCCCTAAATGATAGTAGCAATCGGCTTCAGGGAAAAATTGATAGAGTGCAACTTCATTGGAGTACTTACAATTATGCTCCATGGCAGGAATTGCAATTGATTGATGGACTTGGTGATCTAGTAAAAAATGGTGTCATTCCTGAACTAGGTGTTTCCAATATGGGTGCTAAAAGATTGAGAACTATACATAATCGACTCAAGAACAGAGATGTCACGTTGAAAAGCCTACAAATACAATTCTCCTTACTTTCTCCTGAATCCAATAGTTTTTATGAAATCAAAAATGTATGCGAAGAATTAAATATTGAAATTATTTCTTATTCTCCTTTGGCTTTAGGGGTGCTTACAATACCTCCTGGAACAATTAAAAAAGCTAATACTTTTATAAGGCAACAGATTTACTTAAGGCTTTTAGACTCTAGTGAAGAGTTAAGGCAAGGGCTTCAGAAAATTGCCGCATATAGGAATGTTTCACAAGCGCAAGTGGCTTTAAATTGGTGTCGAGCACATGGAACCAAACCCATTGTTGGAATTAGAACTCCTAAACAAGCTAAAGAAGCAGCCGCAGCCACCAAATGGAATTTAAACAAAAAAGAAGTTCAAGAGTTAACTAGTCTTAAAAATGAATGCAACCGTAGAATGCCTAAAAATCCTTTCCAAAGCATATAG